One segment of Streptomyces sp. NA02950 DNA contains the following:
- a CDS encoding helix-turn-helix domain-containing protein codes for MAEHLGDRLARLRRLADLTQEGLADRSGVSVDVIRKLEQRRKHSARLPTLHGLSRGLGVELTALLGDPPGAPSSGDADPPQLVAVRRAIMPPLFTPPPEPNGAEWLSLPLLRREIADGWTLYHDAEFGRLMDVLPGIINDARFTAAVGNVDERAAGQAALGKSLQLAGHLAIRLGKTDLALSALERAMNAAADSSDPLLAPMISNSVAWNYQRQNRLDDAEHLAVYAADGVEKEHGNSAEGLRVWGGLLMSAATSAARSGDYGTANEMMTTAEEATKRLATLPPPAESKMVSVFSRSSVRIERVRLAVQHARPEEALALAKGMRLSTDTPPSWRTWLLLDVARAHTDLGNAEGAVKALEKLRQIAPAWMRHHTLAVAIVSDLWAGSSRPAGLRKLAEFLGVAS; via the coding sequence ATGGCTGAGCACCTGGGCGACCGGCTGGCACGACTTCGCCGACTCGCAGACCTCACGCAAGAGGGGTTGGCGGACCGCTCCGGCGTGTCCGTGGACGTGATCAGGAAGCTGGAGCAGAGGCGCAAGCACAGCGCACGCCTGCCGACCCTGCACGGCCTGTCACGCGGCTTGGGGGTGGAGTTGACCGCCCTACTTGGAGACCCTCCGGGAGCCCCCTCCTCCGGCGACGCGGACCCGCCCCAGTTGGTCGCTGTACGGCGCGCAATCATGCCGCCGCTGTTCACTCCACCGCCTGAGCCGAACGGCGCTGAGTGGCTGTCCCTGCCACTCCTCAGGCGGGAGATCGCAGACGGCTGGACGCTGTACCACGACGCGGAGTTCGGGCGCCTCATGGACGTGCTACCCGGCATCATCAACGACGCACGGTTTACCGCCGCTGTGGGCAACGTCGATGAACGGGCGGCAGGGCAGGCAGCGTTGGGGAAGTCGCTTCAGCTTGCTGGACACCTGGCTATTCGCCTGGGGAAGACGGACCTAGCGCTGAGTGCTCTGGAACGTGCCATGAACGCGGCTGCCGACTCCTCCGACCCGTTGTTGGCCCCGATGATCAGTAACAGCGTGGCTTGGAACTACCAGCGACAGAACCGCTTGGACGATGCGGAACACCTTGCCGTTTACGCCGCTGACGGAGTCGAGAAGGAACACGGGAACTCTGCTGAGGGGTTGCGGGTATGGGGAGGTCTGCTCATGTCCGCTGCCACGTCTGCGGCCCGCTCCGGCGACTACGGCACGGCGAATGAGATGATGACGACGGCCGAGGAAGCGACGAAGCGTCTTGCCACTCTGCCGCCCCCGGCTGAAAGCAAGATGGTTTCGGTCTTCAGCCGCTCCTCCGTCCGCATTGAGCGCGTCCGCCTGGCCGTCCAGCACGCACGCCCGGAGGAGGCTCTGGCACTGGCCAAGGGGATGCGCCTCAGCACCGATACCCCGCCCTCGTGGCGAACGTGGCTTTTGCTGGACGTGGCACGGGCGCATACGGACCTAGGCAATGCGGAAGGCGCCGTGAAGGCGCTTGAGAAGCTGCGGCAGATTGCCCCGGCATGGATGCGACATCACACGTTGGCCGTGGCCATAGTCAGCGACCTTTGGGCCGGATCTTCGCGCCCCGCTGGTCTGCGGAAGCTCGCCGAGTTCCTAGGGGTGGCCAGCTAA
- a CDS encoding recombinase family protein has translation MTNQLRALSAIRLSVRTDETTSPGRQRAANSNEAARRGAVVVGEAEDLDVSATKTTPFNRPELGAWLARPDEFDMIIWWRMDRAVRSMADMAELGRWAKDHGKLLVFAEGPGGAPLELDMRTVSPVSELIMMMLAFSAQMEALAIKERVTGAMAALRTQGRYSGGLVPYGYGKVKNPDGEGFKLAPDPEAVKVLSGIIRDVLEGQSLTAVAMALNENGVPVPRDYQAIKAGREPGGTRRGNEIERFRWTAGTMSKVLRSPALMGYRIHQGKPVSDRDGNPVLIGEPVLTREEFETLQDHLSTLTPQKNRTRKDTRAMLLGVAKCRGCGGNLYLSKRAGGSDYNCRATARGERCQAPAGIRADWLEKYVEEEFLARLGHFQMTKVITHKGYDPTPELREVEEELRALYAEKESRKSRTGRMIWQEEVDALERRAESLEATPRTEARTEVVETGETYASFWTRHDAAGRRQLLLDAGARVTVAKGRSGGGAERLKGPAPERLAFTIGAHDDPEAAALEAVEEEERASRLG, from the coding sequence ATGACGAACCAACTGCGGGCGCTGAGCGCCATCCGACTGTCCGTCAGGACGGATGAAACGACGTCACCAGGCCGTCAGCGTGCCGCCAACTCCAACGAGGCCGCGCGCCGTGGCGCTGTCGTCGTCGGTGAAGCGGAGGATCTGGACGTCTCAGCGACGAAGACGACGCCCTTCAACCGGCCGGAGCTGGGCGCCTGGCTGGCCCGCCCAGACGAGTTCGACATGATCATCTGGTGGCGCATGGACCGCGCAGTCCGATCCATGGCGGACATGGCGGAGCTGGGCCGCTGGGCGAAGGACCACGGAAAGCTCCTGGTGTTCGCTGAAGGTCCGGGAGGCGCACCGCTAGAGCTGGACATGCGGACCGTGTCACCCGTGTCAGAGCTCATCATGATGATGCTGGCCTTCAGTGCACAGATGGAGGCCCTGGCCATCAAGGAGCGCGTGACCGGCGCCATGGCTGCTCTCCGTACACAAGGCCGATACTCCGGCGGCCTGGTCCCGTACGGGTACGGGAAGGTGAAGAACCCTGATGGCGAAGGCTTCAAGTTGGCTCCCGACCCGGAGGCCGTGAAAGTCCTGTCCGGCATCATCCGGGACGTCCTGGAGGGACAGTCCCTGACCGCCGTCGCCATGGCGCTGAACGAGAACGGCGTACCCGTACCCAGGGACTACCAGGCCATCAAGGCAGGCCGCGAGCCAGGCGGGACAAGGCGAGGCAACGAGATCGAACGCTTCCGCTGGACAGCGGGGACCATGTCGAAGGTCCTCCGCTCCCCTGCCCTGATGGGATACCGCATCCACCAGGGGAAACCCGTCAGCGACCGCGACGGAAACCCGGTCCTGATCGGGGAGCCTGTCCTGACGCGGGAGGAGTTCGAGACCCTCCAGGACCATCTCTCCACTCTGACGCCCCAGAAGAACCGCACCCGCAAGGACACCCGGGCCATGCTCCTGGGCGTCGCGAAGTGCCGTGGTTGCGGCGGGAACCTGTACCTCTCGAAGCGGGCCGGAGGCAGCGATTACAACTGCCGCGCGACGGCCCGGGGCGAACGCTGCCAGGCCCCCGCCGGCATCCGCGCTGACTGGCTGGAGAAGTACGTGGAGGAGGAGTTCCTGGCCCGCCTTGGACACTTCCAGATGACGAAGGTCATCACGCACAAGGGGTACGACCCGACCCCGGAACTCCGAGAAGTAGAGGAGGAGTTGAGGGCGCTCTACGCGGAGAAGGAGAGCCGCAAGTCCCGGACTGGCCGGATGATCTGGCAAGAGGAGGTAGACGCCCTGGAGCGGCGCGCGGAGTCCCTGGAGGCGACACCCCGGACAGAGGCCCGTACAGAGGTGGTGGAGACAGGCGAGACGTACGCCAGCTTCTGGACTCGGCATGACGCCGCTGGCCGCCGCCAGCTCCTCCTAGACGCTGGCGCACGCGTGACCGTGGCGAAGGGCCGTTCAGGCGGAGGGGCTGAGCGGCTGAAGGGCCCGGCCCCAGAGCGGCTGGCGTTCACGATCGGGGCTCACGACGACCCGGAAGCTGCGGCACTCGAAGCCGTGGAAGAGGAGGAGCGCGCTTCCCGTCTCGGCTGA
- a CDS encoding MerR family transcriptional regulator — MAELADKAGITVRTLRFYRERKLIPPPRREGRIAWYNDHHLARLRTIGALLERGHTLGGIAELITAFESGRRDVGELLGLDGMPTWSEETPVRLTPEALADYFEGEVTPENLSASLDIGYLRVDGDEIVHISRRLLDASHTLVERGVPLAAVLAAGRELRAQVDAIAETFTGLLCTHVLADHMAEATDGQGPDAEYTARISETVERLRPLAKAVVDAELSMAMDRRMREGIEAWLRERSEGGAGTEGPARDGDGDGTGAGGSARDGAPGQ; from the coding sequence ATGGCGGAACTGGCCGACAAGGCCGGTATCACCGTGCGCACCCTGCGCTTCTACCGGGAGCGCAAACTCATCCCACCACCCCGCCGGGAAGGCCGTATCGCCTGGTACAACGACCACCATCTGGCCCGGCTGCGGACGATCGGGGCGCTGCTGGAGCGCGGTCACACCCTGGGCGGGATAGCGGAGTTGATCACCGCCTTTGAGAGCGGCCGCCGGGACGTGGGCGAACTGCTCGGCCTTGACGGCATGCCGACCTGGTCCGAGGAGACCCCGGTCCGGCTCACCCCCGAGGCGCTCGCCGACTACTTCGAGGGCGAGGTCACCCCGGAGAACCTCAGCGCCTCACTCGACATCGGCTATCTCAGGGTCGACGGCGACGAGATCGTGCACATCAGCAGACGGCTGCTGGACGCCTCGCACACCCTCGTCGAGCGGGGTGTGCCCCTGGCGGCGGTGCTGGCCGCCGGACGGGAACTGCGCGCACAGGTGGACGCGATCGCCGAGACCTTCACCGGCCTGCTGTGCACCCACGTACTGGCCGACCACATGGCGGAGGCCACGGACGGGCAGGGGCCGGACGCGGAGTACACCGCCCGGATCAGCGAGACGGTGGAGCGGCTGCGGCCGCTGGCCAAGGCCGTGGTGGACGCGGAGCTGTCGATGGCCATGGACCGCCGGATGCGGGAGGGCATCGAGGCGTGGCTGCGTGAACGGTCCGAGGGCGGAGCCGGGACCGAGGGCCCGGCCCGGGACGGGGACGGCGACGGGACCGGGGCCGGGGGTTCGGCCCGGGACGGGGCCCCGGGTCAGTGA
- a CDS encoding S41 family peptidase, translated as MSDAHREPPRPGSDHDSAYLRYPHLHGELLCFAAEDDLWVAPLAAPGETPGRAWRLTVDRTRVGHPRFSPDGSQIAFTTWRTLDPEIYLAPVDGGPSRRLTYWGSTDARVCGWTPPDADGHSQILAVASHGQPFSYFSWAYGLSTDGGPGGRLPWGPVSDIAVADLDGEHRTLLLTGKPPHEPASWKRYRGGATGRLWLHGTRLVPDLGGHLDSAMFVGGRIAFLSDHEGIGNLYSCLPDGSDLRRHTDHEDFYARHASTDGSRVVYQCAGELWLVDSLAPDAVPRRLAVRLGGPRAGRRPYQVPAASHVDSLSVDATGRASAVCVRGSLYWLTHRDGPARTLADTPGVRVRLPAILGSTGRVAYVTDAEGEDAIEIGYLPRATEAGEPRRLAAGKLGRVHEVEPAPDGTRLAVASHDGRLLLVDTSPDGDGEVTELVRSLNGPVGDLAFSPDSAWLAWSHPGIGRSLRSIKIARLSDRTTVDVTNGRFEDEEPVFTSDGRYLAFLSWRGFDPVYDVHTGDLSFPLGCRPYLVPLSSATPSPFALSPEGRPAAGGLDPEDDTAESDGTVTVEVEGLPSRVTPFPVSASKYSSLYPVSGGGLVWLRWPISGALGETFANPADTSARPTLEHFDLAKAKRSELTAELDWFAVSGDGSRLVVNDEGDLRAVPATESGDGDSTVHIDMRRIQHTVDPAAEWRQAYEEAGRIIRAYFWEPAMCGIDWDGVLDQYRPLVERVASPDEFADLLREVMGELGTSHAYVSPARRNEGPAHYQRPIGLLGANLARTKDGTWVVSRILPGESSDSRARSPLAGSGIREGATLTHVDGRPVDPLAGPYPLLTAAGGTTVELTFESADGEGPPRRVAVVPLIDDRPLRYQDWVAKRRAVVRELSDGQCGYLHIPDMGGSGWAQFNRDVRREMSLPALIVDVRGNAGGNISELVVEKLTRTVMGWDLTRNAQPVSYTSNAPRGPVVAVADEMTSSDGDMIAAAIKIQGIGPVVGLRTWGGVVGMTGRHLLSDGTAITVPMNAAWFDAYGWGVENHGVEPDIEALRSPLDWAEGRHPQLGVAVRTALDLLAQHPAATPPDYSDVPDLRRPKLPPRNGN; from the coding sequence GTGAGCGACGCACACCGTGAACCACCGCGCCCTGGCAGCGATCATGACTCCGCCTATCTGCGATATCCGCATCTGCACGGCGAGTTGCTCTGTTTCGCCGCGGAGGACGATCTGTGGGTGGCGCCGCTGGCCGCCCCCGGCGAGACCCCGGGGCGGGCCTGGCGGCTGACCGTGGACCGCACCCGGGTGGGCCACCCCCGCTTCTCCCCCGACGGCTCGCAGATCGCCTTCACCACCTGGCGCACCCTGGATCCGGAGATCTATCTCGCCCCCGTGGACGGCGGCCCGTCCCGGCGGCTGACCTACTGGGGCAGTACGGACGCCCGGGTCTGCGGCTGGACGCCCCCGGACGCCGACGGCCACTCCCAGATCCTCGCCGTCGCCTCCCACGGCCAGCCCTTCTCCTACTTCTCCTGGGCCTACGGCCTGTCCACCGACGGCGGCCCCGGCGGGCGGCTGCCGTGGGGGCCGGTGTCCGACATCGCCGTGGCCGATCTGGACGGCGAGCACCGGACCCTGCTGCTCACCGGGAAGCCGCCCCACGAGCCCGCCTCCTGGAAGCGCTACCGGGGCGGGGCGACGGGGCGGCTGTGGCTGCACGGCACCCGGCTGGTGCCCGACCTGGGCGGCCATCTGGACTCGGCGATGTTCGTCGGCGGCCGGATCGCCTTCCTCTCCGACCACGAGGGCATCGGCAACCTCTACTCCTGTCTGCCCGACGGCTCCGATCTGCGCCGCCACACCGACCACGAGGACTTCTACGCCCGGCACGCCTCGACCGACGGCTCCCGCGTGGTCTACCAGTGCGCCGGTGAACTGTGGCTGGTGGACAGCCTCGCGCCGGACGCCGTACCGCGCAGACTGGCCGTACGGCTGGGCGGACCGCGGGCCGGGCGGCGGCCCTACCAGGTACCGGCCGCCTCCCATGTCGACTCGCTGTCGGTGGACGCCACCGGCCGGGCCAGCGCGGTGTGCGTCCGCGGCAGCCTGTACTGGCTGACCCACCGCGACGGCCCCGCCCGCACCCTCGCCGACACCCCCGGGGTCCGGGTGCGGCTTCCCGCGATCCTGGGCTCCACGGGCCGGGTGGCCTATGTGACCGATGCCGAGGGCGAGGACGCGATAGAGATCGGTTATCTGCCGCGGGCCACCGAGGCGGGCGAACCGCGGCGGCTGGCCGCCGGGAAGCTGGGCCGGGTGCACGAGGTGGAACCCGCCCCGGACGGGACCCGGCTCGCGGTGGCCTCCCACGACGGGCGGCTGCTGCTGGTGGACACCTCGCCGGACGGGGACGGCGAAGTGACCGAACTGGTGCGGTCGCTCAACGGCCCGGTGGGCGATCTCGCCTTCTCCCCCGACTCCGCCTGGCTGGCCTGGTCCCATCCGGGCATCGGGCGTTCACTGCGCTCGATCAAGATCGCCCGGCTGTCGGACCGGACGACGGTGGACGTGACCAACGGCCGGTTCGAGGACGAGGAGCCGGTCTTCACCAGCGACGGCCGCTATCTGGCGTTCCTCTCCTGGCGCGGTTTCGACCCGGTCTACGACGTGCACACCGGCGACCTCTCCTTCCCCCTCGGCTGCCGCCCCTATCTCGTACCGCTGTCCTCCGCGACCCCCTCCCCCTTCGCTCTGTCCCCCGAGGGGCGTCCGGCGGCGGGCGGACTCGACCCGGAGGACGACACGGCCGAGAGCGACGGCACCGTCACGGTCGAGGTGGAGGGGCTGCCGAGCCGGGTCACCCCCTTCCCGGTGTCCGCCTCCAAGTACTCCTCGCTGTATCCGGTCAGCGGCGGCGGGCTGGTGTGGCTGCGCTGGCCGATCTCCGGTGCGCTCGGCGAGACGTTCGCCAATCCGGCCGACACCTCCGCCCGCCCCACCCTGGAACACTTCGACCTGGCCAAGGCCAAACGCAGCGAACTCACCGCCGAACTGGACTGGTTCGCGGTCAGCGGCGACGGCTCCCGGCTGGTGGTCAACGACGAGGGCGATCTGCGGGCGGTGCCCGCCACCGAGTCCGGCGACGGCGACTCCACCGTCCACATCGACATGCGCCGGATCCAGCACACCGTCGATCCGGCGGCCGAGTGGCGGCAGGCGTACGAGGAGGCGGGCCGGATCATCCGGGCCTACTTCTGGGAGCCCGCCATGTGCGGTATCGACTGGGACGGGGTGCTCGACCAGTACCGGCCGCTGGTCGAACGGGTCGCCTCCCCCGACGAGTTCGCCGATCTGCTGCGCGAGGTGATGGGCGAACTGGGCACCTCCCACGCCTATGTCAGCCCCGCCCGCCGCAACGAGGGCCCGGCCCACTACCAGCGCCCCATCGGACTGCTGGGCGCCAACCTCGCCCGCACCAAGGACGGTACGTGGGTCGTCTCCCGCATCCTGCCCGGGGAGTCCTCCGACTCCCGGGCGCGCTCCCCGCTGGCCGGGTCGGGCATCCGGGAGGGGGCCACCCTCACCCATGTCGACGGACGCCCGGTGGATCCGCTGGCCGGTCCGTATCCGCTGCTGACCGCCGCGGGCGGGACCACGGTGGAGCTCACCTTCGAATCGGCGGACGGGGAAGGGCCGCCGCGCCGGGTCGCGGTCGTCCCGCTGATCGACGACCGGCCGCTGCGCTACCAGGACTGGGTGGCCAAACGCCGCGCGGTGGTCCGCGAACTGAGCGACGGACAGTGCGGCTATCTGCACATCCCCGACATGGGCGGCTCGGGCTGGGCCCAGTTCAACCGGGACGTACGCCGGGAGATGTCGCTGCCCGCGCTGATCGTGGACGTCCGGGGCAACGCGGGCGGCAACATCAGCGAGCTGGTGGTCGAGAAGCTCACCCGCACGGTGATGGGCTGGGACCTCACCCGCAACGCCCAGCCCGTGTCGTACACCAGCAACGCGCCGCGCGGGCCGGTCGTCGCCGTCGCCGACGAGATGACCTCCTCCGACGGCGACATGATCGCCGCGGCGATCAAGATACAGGGCATCGGCCCGGTGGTGGGGCTGCGCACCTGGGGCGGGGTGGTCGGGATGACCGGCCGTCATCTCCTGAGCGACGGCACGGCGATCACCGTCCCGATGAACGCCGCCTGGTTCGACGCCTACGGCTGGGGCGTCGAGAACCACGGAGTGGAACCGGACATCGAGGCGCTGCGCTCCCCGCTGGACTGGGCCGAGGGACGCCATCCGCAGCTGGGGGTCGCCGTCCGTACGGCGCTGGATCTGCTGGCACAACATCCGGCGGCGACCCCGCCCGACTACTCGGACGTCCCGGATCTGCGCCGCCCCAAACTCCCGCCGCGCAACGGGAACTGA
- a CDS encoding TetR/AcrR family transcriptional regulator has translation MRRSRLSAERERELCEAVVELLQEVGYDALTMDAVAARTHSSKATLYRQWKSKPQLVATALRCVKPVLLEDIDTGSLRGDLHEIVRCSEPARERDAALMRGLAQAVHENEDLQEALRELLIYPEIEALDALLGRAVDRGEVAADAPALRYVPHMLCGAYVARPFIEAKEPDLEYLEDFIDAVILPALGA, from the coding sequence GTGCGCCGCAGTCGTCTCTCCGCCGAGCGTGAGCGCGAACTCTGCGAGGCCGTGGTCGAGCTGCTCCAGGAGGTCGGGTACGACGCGCTGACGATGGACGCCGTCGCGGCCCGCACCCACTCCAGCAAGGCCACGCTGTACCGCCAGTGGAAGAGCAAGCCGCAGCTGGTGGCCACCGCGCTGCGGTGCGTGAAGCCGGTTCTGCTCGAGGACATCGACACCGGATCGCTCCGCGGCGATCTGCACGAGATCGTGCGGTGTTCGGAGCCCGCCCGTGAGCGGGACGCGGCGCTGATGAGGGGACTCGCCCAAGCCGTCCATGAGAACGAGGACCTCCAGGAGGCCCTGCGCGAGTTGTTGATCTACCCCGAGATCGAGGCGCTCGACGCACTGCTGGGCCGCGCCGTCGACCGGGGCGAAGTCGCCGCCGACGCACCCGCCCTGCGCTACGTCCCGCACATGCTGTGCGGCGCGTATGTCGCCCGACCGTTCATCGAGGCGAAAGAGCCCGATCTCGAGTATCTCGAGGACTTCATCGATGCCGTGATCCTCCCCGCTCTCGGCGCCTGA
- a CDS encoding NAD(P)/FAD-dependent oxidoreductase, whose protein sequence is MAGLTREHVRVAVIGSGFGGLGAAVRLRRAGITDFVVLERADAVGGTWRDNSYPGCACDVPSHLYSFSFAPNPDWPRNFSGQPHIRAYLERVTDTFGLRPHLRFGAEVRSLRWDAAALHWEVETVRGTLTADVVVSATGPLSDPQIPDIPGLDGFPGKVFHSARWDHSFALRGKRVAMVGTGASAIQIVPAIEEEVGRLTLFQRTPPWVLPRMDRRISGVERWLHGKVPASRALRRGVLWGLRELQVGAFTKRPNELGLIERMAAAHMKRAVKDPGLRAVLTPDYRIGCKRILLSNDYYPALTRPHVDVVAAGLSEVRGSTLVASDGTETDVDAIIFGTGFHVTDIPIARRVTGARGTTLAEEWKGGMEALRGGSAAGFPNFLTIIGPNTGLGNSSMILMIEAQLNYMADYLRQLDVLGGKVALDARPSAVRAYNDMIQRRMERTVWNSGCDSWYLDHGRNTTLWPGTTGEFKRITRRVDLSEYTVLRPAAAPAKATVSTAGAGRGSR, encoded by the coding sequence ATGGCTGGGCTGACGCGTGAGCACGTACGGGTGGCGGTGATCGGATCCGGATTCGGCGGGCTGGGGGCGGCCGTACGGCTGCGCCGCGCGGGCATCACCGACTTCGTGGTCCTGGAACGGGCGGACGCCGTCGGCGGGACCTGGCGCGACAACAGCTATCCGGGCTGCGCCTGCGATGTCCCGTCCCACCTCTACTCCTTCTCCTTCGCGCCCAACCCCGACTGGCCGCGCAACTTCTCCGGACAGCCGCATATCCGCGCCTATCTGGAGCGCGTCACCGACACCTTCGGGCTGCGCCCGCATCTGCGCTTCGGCGCCGAGGTGCGCTCCCTGCGCTGGGACGCCGCCGCGCTGCACTGGGAGGTCGAGACCGTACGCGGCACCCTGACCGCCGATGTGGTGGTCAGCGCCACCGGGCCGCTGTCCGATCCGCAGATCCCGGACATCCCTGGTCTCGACGGCTTCCCCGGCAAGGTCTTCCACTCCGCCCGCTGGGACCACAGCTTCGCGCTGCGCGGCAAGCGGGTGGCGATGGTGGGCACCGGTGCCTCGGCCATCCAGATCGTCCCCGCCATCGAGGAGGAGGTGGGCCGGCTCACCCTCTTCCAGCGCACCCCGCCCTGGGTGCTGCCCCGGATGGACCGCCGGATCAGTGGTGTCGAGCGCTGGCTGCACGGCAAGGTCCCGGCCAGCCGCGCTCTGCGCCGCGGGGTGCTGTGGGGGCTGCGGGAGCTCCAGGTCGGCGCATTCACCAAGCGGCCGAACGAACTGGGGCTGATCGAGCGGATGGCCGCCGCGCATATGAAGCGCGCGGTCAAGGACCCGGGGCTGCGCGCCGTGCTCACCCCCGACTACCGCATCGGCTGCAAGCGCATCCTGCTCTCCAACGACTACTACCCGGCGCTGACCCGGCCGCATGTGGACGTGGTCGCCGCCGGGCTGAGCGAGGTGCGCGGTTCGACCCTGGTGGCCTCCGACGGCACCGAGACCGATGTCGACGCGATCATCTTCGGTACCGGCTTCCATGTCACGGACATCCCCATCGCCCGCCGGGTGACCGGGGCACGCGGCACCACGCTCGCGGAGGAGTGGAAGGGCGGGATGGAGGCGCTGCGCGGCGGCAGCGCGGCCGGGTTCCCCAACTTCCTGACCATCATCGGGCCCAACACCGGGCTCGGGAACAGCTCGATGATCCTGATGATCGAGGCCCAGCTGAACTACATGGCCGACTATCTGCGGCAGTTGGACGTCCTGGGCGGCAAGGTCGCGCTGGACGCCCGGCCGTCGGCGGTGCGCGCCTACAACGACATGATCCAGCGGCGGATGGAACGCACCGTCTGGAACTCCGGCTGCGACAGCTGGTATCTGGACCACGGGCGCAACACCACCCTGTGGCCGGGGACCACCGGCGAGTTCAAGAGGATCACCCGCCGGGTGGACCTCTCCGAGTACACGGTGCTGCGTCCCGCCGCGGCGCCCGCCAAGGCCACCGTATCCACCGCCGGCGCGGGGCGGGGATCCCGGTGA
- a CDS encoding SDR family oxidoreductase translates to MSARRSLDGKVAVVTGAARGVGELLARKLSARGARVALVGLEPAELKRVSERLMTESGHWCADVTDSEAMARVAREVVERFGSVDIVCANAGVAQGGPFLDADETSWRRVIEVNLLGSATTARAFLPALIASRGYLLQIASLAAITPAPMMTAYCASKSGVEAFAHCLRAEVGHRGVRVGVGYLSWTDTDMVRGADRDEVMRELRQRLPWPANRTYPLGPAVDRLVAGIERRSAHVYAQWWLRGMQSVRGCLPAVIGAVGGREMRRAEPRLAATRQERRGLVGEGGAADEKARAAGTQRHQ, encoded by the coding sequence ATGAGTGCGCGCAGGAGCCTGGACGGCAAGGTCGCGGTGGTGACGGGGGCGGCGCGGGGCGTCGGCGAACTGCTCGCCCGCAAGCTGTCCGCGCGCGGTGCCCGGGTGGCGCTGGTGGGGCTGGAGCCGGCGGAGCTCAAGCGGGTGTCGGAGCGGCTGATGACCGAATCCGGCCACTGGTGTGCCGATGTCACCGACTCCGAGGCGATGGCGCGGGTGGCGCGGGAGGTCGTGGAGCGCTTCGGCTCGGTGGACATCGTCTGCGCCAACGCCGGGGTGGCGCAGGGCGGTCCGTTCCTGGACGCGGACGAGACGTCCTGGCGGCGGGTGATCGAGGTCAATCTGCTGGGCAGCGCCACCACCGCGCGCGCCTTCCTGCCCGCGCTGATCGCCAGTCGCGGCTATCTGCTCCAGATCGCCTCGCTCGCCGCGATCACCCCCGCGCCGATGATGACGGCGTACTGCGCGTCCAAGTCGGGTGTCGAGGCGTTCGCCCACTGTCTGCGGGCCGAGGTCGGTCACCGCGGGGTACGGGTCGGGGTGGGCTATCTCAGCTGGACCGACACCGACATGGTGCGCGGCGCCGACCGGGACGAGGTGATGCGGGAGTTGCGGCAGCGGCTGCCCTGGCCCGCGAACCGCACCTATCCGCTGGGCCCGGCGGTGGACCGGCTGGTGGCCGGGATCGAGCGCCGTTCGGCGCATGTGTACGCGCAGTGGTGGCTGCGCGGAATGCAGTCGGTGCGCGGCTGTCTGCCCGCGGTCATCGGGGCCGTGGGCGGCCGGGAGATGCGCCGCGCCGAGCCGCGGCTCGCGGCCACGCGCCAGGAGCGCCGCGGTCTGGTGGGGGAGGGCGGCGCGGCCGACGAGAAGGCCCGCGCGGCGGGCACTCAGCGTCACCAGTAA
- a CDS encoding alpha/beta fold hydrolase, with the protein MSRRSAALASGPYAPPVPVRELTVVSADGSRLHAELHGPEDAPAVVLAHGWTCSTAFWAPVLRHLATDHRVVVYDQRGHGRSPAPGPGGYSTHALADDLAAVLDQTLPPGRRAVVVGHSLGGMTLLAAAGCPQLRERAAAVVLCSTGAGRLVERARVVPLRAGRLRTRVQRAVLGTRAPLGPVTPLGKRVLRYVTMGRGARPAAVEACARIVHACPRTVRAEWAHVLAELDLDAGIAELTMPAAVIVGTADRLTPPEHAHALVAGLPHCVGLTELPGLGHMTPVEDPAAVSGVIRGLAVAYGQPAEPVAEAAPDAEEQTT; encoded by the coding sequence GTGAGCCGGCGGTCCGCGGCCCTCGCCTCCGGCCCGTACGCCCCGCCCGTCCCGGTGCGCGAGCTGACCGTGGTCTCGGCCGACGGCAGCCGGCTCCACGCCGAACTGCACGGCCCCGAGGACGCCCCCGCCGTGGTCCTCGCCCATGGCTGGACCTGCTCCACCGCCTTCTGGGCACCGGTGCTGCGCCATCTCGCCACCGACCACCGGGTGGTGGTGTACGACCAGCGCGGCCACGGCCGCAGCCCGGCGCCGGGACCCGGCGGCTACAGCACCCATGCGCTCGCCGACGACCTGGCGGCCGTGCTGGACCAGACCCTGCCGCCGGGCCGCCGTGCCGTGGTGGTGGGCCATTCGCTGGGCGGGATGACGCTGCTGGCCGCCGCCGGATGTCCGCAACTGCGCGAGCGCGCCGCCGCGGTGGTGCTGTGCAGCACCGGCGCCGGACGGCTGGTGGAGCGGGCCCGGGTGGTGCCGCTGCGCGCGGGGCGGCTGCGCACCCGGGTGCAGCGCGCGGTGCTCGGCACACGCGCCCCGCTCGGCCCGGTCACCCCGCTCGGGAAGCGGGTGCTGCGGTACGTGACGATGGGGCGCGGCGCGCGGCCCGCCGCGGTGGAGGCGTGCGCGCGGATCGTGCACGCCTGCCCCCGCACCGTGCGCGCCGAATGGGCCCATGTCCTCGCGGAGCTGGACCTCGACGCGGGGATCGCCGAACTCACCATGCCCGCGGCCGTGATCGTCGGCACCGCCGACCGGCTCACGCCGCCCGAGCACGCCCACGCCCTGGTGGCCGGGCTGCCGCACTGCGTGGGCCTCACCGAGCTGCCGGGGCTCGGCCATATGACCCCGGTCGAGGATCCGGCGGCGGTCAGCGGTGTGATCCGCGGCCTCGCCGTCGCCTACGGACAGCCGGCCGAACCGGTTGCGGAAGCAGCCCCCGACGCTGAGGAGCAGACGACATGA